In Rhodanobacter denitrificans, the sequence CCCGTCGCGGCCGCCGGGCGGATGACCGCGGCGAAAGCGCTACTCGCGCAGGTCGAACGTCACCGGCACCCGTGCCCAGGCGCGCACCGCCCGCCCGTTCACCATCGCCGGCTGGAACTGCCAGCCGGCCAGCACCTGCTCGACGGCGCTATGGTCGAGCAGCAGGTAGCCGCTGCCGTGCTCCACCGACACCTGCACCGGCTTGCCGGTCTCGTCCACCAGCACGCGCAACAGCACCGTGCCCTGCATGCGTTGCTGCAGGGCGCGGGTGGGGAAGCGCAGCGGGGCGGAGCGGTAGGCCAGGCTGGCCTCGACCGGTGCCGTCAGTGCCGGCCCTGGCGTCGTAGCGCTTGGCAGCAGGGGCGGTGTGGCGACCGGTGGCACGGCGACGGCGCCTTCGGTGCTCGGCACGACCGCCGGCGGGTTGGCCGGCAACGGCGGCGTGTGCGCGACCGGCACGGCGGGCGGATGCGGCAAGGGCGTCATCTCGACCGGCGGCGGTGGAGGCAGGGGTGGTGTCGGCTCGACGAAACGGATCGTGGGTATCGGGTTGATCTGTTCGATCGCATGGAAAAACGCCGGGCCGGTCGGCCGCGAGGCGATCACGATCACGGCAAGGTTGAGTGCGATCGCGGCACTGATGGCGGCGATGCGTGCGCGGTCGGGGTGGGTACGATGAGCTACGGCCAGGCTTGCGGACGACATGGCGACCTCCTGACTTCGGTGGGATGTTGCGGCGGCCACGCTGCGCGGGCAGGGGGATCGGGTCGCCGCGATGGCAGCGTATGCCTGCGGAATGCGCTTGCGCAAGCGGACGGCTGGATGGCCAAATGCGGGATCGTGGCGGCGCGGCCGTGACCGGCAAAAAAAGCCCCGCGGGGAGGCGGGACGGAAGGCGGATGGCGGGGAGTGCACAGCCACCGGCAAAATCGTGCGCTGCGGCTGCAACGGTCCGCCGTGGAATCCTCGTGAAGACGGTCTTCATGCCGGTCCTCGCCGCGGGTGCCATGCTCCTGCAGCCTTCGGCCGCGGCGCCGGTGCTGACCAGGGGCAAGGTCTCGCTGCGCTCGGCGGCAGGGGCGCGGGCCGGAACCTGGGCGTGGCGTTCGGTGCGTTCATCATCGAATAACGTGACGGCGTACCGGCGCGGCCATGCGCCACGATAGGCAGGCGCGGGCACACCCGGTTAAGGTATGCCCACGCGCCTCGCATTGCCCAGGAGTCCCCCATGTCCGCCACATCCGGCACGGTGATCCCGCGCTACAGCTTCGGCGACGAGCTTGCCAGCATCATCATCCACGGCCTCGGCATCGTGCTCAGCATTGCCGGCCTGGCGACGCTGGTGGCGTTCGCCGCGCTGCACGGCAATGCATTGACCGTGGTCGCCTGCGCGGTGTTCGGCACTTCGCTGGTGCTGCTGTACACCGCGTCCACGCTGTACCACTCGATTTCCGTGGCGGCAGCCAAACCGGCGTTGCGCATGCTCGACCACATCGCGATCTATGTGCTGATCGCCGGCACCTATACCCCGTTCACCCTGGTCGCCCTGCCCGGAGCATGGGGCTGGAGCCTGTTCGTGGCGGTGTGGGCACTGGCGCTGGCCGGCAGCGCGCTGGAGCTGGGTCTGCTCAAGCGTTACCACAAGCTGGCGGTGCTGCTGTACGTGGGCATGGGCTGGATCGGCATGGTCGCGTTCAAGCCGCTCAGCGAGCATCTGCAGACCGGCGGCACCGCACTGCTGCTCGCCGGCGGGCTGGCCTATACGCTG encodes:
- a CDS encoding energy transducer TonB, whose amino-acid sequence is MSSASLAVAHRTHPDRARIAAISAAIALNLAVIVIASRPTGPAFFHAIEQINPIPTIRFVEPTPPLPPPPPVEMTPLPHPPAVPVAHTPPLPANPPAVVPSTEGAVAVPPVATPPLLPSATTPGPALTAPVEASLAYRSAPLRFPTRALQQRMQGTVLLRVLVDETGKPVQVSVEHGSGYLLLDHSAVEQVLAGWQFQPAMVNGRAVRAWARVPVTFDLRE
- the trhA gene encoding PAQR family membrane homeostasis protein TrhA, translated to MSATSGTVIPRYSFGDELASIIIHGLGIVLSIAGLATLVAFAALHGNALTVVACAVFGTSLVLLYTASTLYHSISVAAAKPALRMLDHIAIYVLIAGTYTPFTLVALPGAWGWSLFVAVWALALAGSALELGLLKRYHKLAVLLYVGMGWIGMVAFKPLSEHLQTGGTALLLAGGLAYTLGVPFYLWRRLPYHHALWHVFVLAGSVLHFLAVLLYVIPDPA